The following is a genomic window from Nitrospirota bacterium.
TTTTCATCGGTGTATATCTTTAATTTTGCCAATCTTTTTCTCCAGAACCGATGGATAAGCTTTTCTCATTGAATCTGCTTCTTTAATTGCACTTTTCCATTCCTTATCAATATCTGACTTGTGCTCGTAGTAGTATGACAAAGCGTCATGAACCTGTGAAAGGTTTAGGTGCGGAAGTGCAGTTATTATATCCTCAGGCGACATCCCCATAACTTCATATCTAATGGCTATGTCCAGAACTCGAATCCCTGTGCCGGCAATGATCGGTACTCCACCTCTAACCTTTTTATCTCTTGTAATATAAGGATGTTTAACCTGCTTCACTGCTAGGTTCATAAATACTCACCTCCTTTAATATCCTCTCTGGTATTTTACTCGCCAGAGAACTTTTTCGCAACCATCGTCCTCTTTATTTCTGCTATTGCCTCAGTAGGACTAAGGTTTTTCGGGCAGACCTCCTGACAGCTCATAATCGTATGACATCGCCAGATCCCGTGTAGTCCATCAACTATCTGAAGTCTTTCTCCCTTAACCCCATCTCTGCTGTCCTTGAGAAATCTATTTGCCTTCAATAGCGCTGCAGGACCAATGTATTTTTCATCTGTCCCAGTGACAGTGCAGGCACTAAAACACGAACCGCACAGTATACAGTCAATCATATCATCAAGCCTTTTTCGTTCATCAGGGGTTTGTATCCTTTCCTTTTCAGGTGGAGGAGAACCAGCCATGAGGTATGGCTTCACTTCTCTGTAGCACTGCCAGAACCTATCCATGTCAACAAAGAGGTCTCTTATCACAGAGAGGTGTCCAAGTGGCTGGATGGTTATAGTATTCTTCTTTATATCAAGCACCTGTGTCTCACAGGCAAGGCGATATTTACCATTAATATGCATGGCACACGAACCACAGACTGCTCCTCTACATGAAAACCTGAAGGCAAGAGAAGGATCGATATTCTGCTGTATATAAAACAGCCCTTCGATAACCGTTGTCCCCCGCTTGACAGAGACATTAAAGGTATCAAAGTATGGTTTTTTATCTTTATCAGAATCAAACCTGAAGACCTTGAAGGTTTTCACTATCATTCTCCAAAAGAAATACCAGAAATCGTGCAAAGATGCAATAATTTTTTGTATATTATCTTATGCGGCGACTTGGATTTCAGACATCCATTGCAGGTGGCATACATAGAGCCATTGAGCGGGCAAGGGATTTAGGGTGCACCACTGTGCAGATATTTTCCCATAATCCAAGGGGCTGGACAGTTAAAGGCATCTCTGACACAGATACAGATGCATTTAAAAAGTTAAGAGAAAAATACAACATCACACCTGTATTCATACACACCTCTTACCTGATAAATCTTGCATCGGTGAATAATACCCTCTTGAAAAAGTCAATAGATATGCTTGTTGTGGAGATGGAGAGGGCTGATGCAATAGGTGCAGAGTATGTAGTCATTCATACAGGAAGCTCATCTGGAGATAAGCCATCTGATGCAAGGAAGAGGGCTATAGAAGCGTTGAATGTAGTAGCAAGTAGAGGTTCATGGAAGGCAGGGCTTCTTATTGAAAATACTGCAGGAGAGCGAGGAGATATATCATCAAGCATCAAGGAGATGGCAGAGATAATAAATGCTGTAAAAGGCACCCTAATCAGTGGGATATGCATAGATACCTGCCATGCCTTTTCAGCAGGCTATGACATCTCAAAGGATAACGGAATAGAAATGATAGCAAGAGAGATAAAAGAACACATTAGAATTGA
Proteins encoded in this region:
- a CDS encoding DUF433 domain-containing protein, with protein sequence MNLAVKQVKHPYITRDKKVRGGVPIIAGTGIRVLDIAIRYEVMGMSPEDIITALPHLNLSQVHDALSYYYEHKSDIDKEWKSAIKEADSMRKAYPSVLEKKIGKIKDIHR
- a CDS encoding succinate dehydrogenase iron-sulfur subunit, coding for MKTFKVFRFDSDKDKKPYFDTFNVSVKRGTTVIEGLFYIQQNIDPSLAFRFSCRGAVCGSCAMHINGKYRLACETQVLDIKKNTITIQPLGHLSVIRDLFVDMDRFWQCYREVKPYLMAGSPPPEKERIQTPDERKRLDDMIDCILCGSCFSACTVTGTDEKYIGPAALLKANRFLKDSRDGVKGERLQIVDGLHGIWRCHTIMSCQEVCPKNLSPTEAIAEIKRTMVAKKFSGE
- a CDS encoding deoxyribonuclease IV, translating into MRRLGFQTSIAGGIHRAIERARDLGCTTVQIFSHNPRGWTVKGISDTDTDAFKKLREKYNITPVFIHTSYLINLASVNNTLLKKSIDMLVVEMERADAIGAEYVVIHTGSSSGDKPSDARKRAIEALNVVASRGSWKAGLLIENTAGERGDISSSIKEMAEIINAVKGTLISGICIDTCHAFSAGYDISKDNGIEMIAREIKEHIRIENLKLIHLNDSKAGCGSGIDRHEHIGKGKIGMKGLASFINYPPFKDIPLILETPKKTEDDDRMNLERAMSMLR